Genomic DNA from Haloplanus sp. HW8-1:
GGGGCGTCCTGACACTCCTCTAGGTGTTCGGGGAGGGACTCGACTCGGTTTCCACAGAAGGGGCACTCGGAGCGCATGTGTTGAGTCGGTGATCGTTCACGCCCTCCTGATTTGTACCTTCCGCCCGAATTATCTATTTTGGTAACAGTATCGCCGCTCCCACCGGGAACGTGCGACCCTCCCGGCCGTCGGCGCTCGGTCAACCGGCAAACGCACAGCCCTTCACGTCCCTCTTAACCCTCTATACAGTGCGGAACACTGTGTCCCGTCTTCGTCGAGCGTTCCTCGGGCCGGTCGAGACCCTTCGCGGTGACGGTCGCGGGTGGATCCTCCTGACCGTCGCCGTCGGCTGGTTGTTCACGCTCGGCCTGCGATTTCTCATTCCCACGCTGCTCCCACAGGTTAAGGCCACCTTCGACCTCGACAACGCGGCTGCCGGTCTGGCCGTGACGGTCATCTGGGGCGGTTACGGGCTGATGCAGTTCCCCGCGGGGCTACTCGCCGACCGTCTCGGTGAGCGGGCCGTTCTCGCGACGAGCCTCGCGCTCAGTGCGGGCAGCCTCGCTCTCCTCGCGGCCGCACCGCTGTTCGTCGTCTTCCTCGCGGGGACGGCGGCGTTCGGCGTCGGTTCCGGGCTCTACGGCCCGGCCCGGGGCACCTCGCTCTCGAAGGCGTTCCCCCGGAACGACGGCACCGTGTTCGGCATCACGCTCGCGGCCGGGAGTCTCGGCTCCGCGGTCATCCCCCTCGCCGCGGGCACGGCCGTCGCCGCCGTCGGGTGGCGATTCCTCGTCGGGGGCACGGCGCCCGCCTTCCTGGTCGTCGCCGCCCTCGCTTGGACGACCCTCCCCGAACCCATCGAGTCGGGGACTCGCCCCGACGGTGGCGAGTCGGTCGTGGACGCTCGCACCCTCCGGGACGTGGTTCGGGACCTCCTCCGGGCACTCCGGAACCGGAACGTCCTCCTCGCCGGCGTGGCCGTCACGTTCTACCTGTTCGCCTTCCAGGGACTGACCGCGTTCCTGCCCACCTACCTCGTGACACACGAAGGCATCGATCAGGGCGTGGCCGGCGTGATCTTCGCACTGCTGTTCGTCGGCGGGGCGGTCAGTCAACTCGGGGTCGGCTCGGCGGCCGACCGGTACGGCCCGCGGCCCACCCTCGTCGCCGTCACGGCCGCCGCCGTCGTCACGCTCCTCGCCGTCCCCTTCGTCGACGGCCGTCTCGCCTGGAGTGTGCTGGTCTTACTCCTCGGCACGCGCATGGCCCTCGCCCCGGTGACGAACTCCTACATCGTCGCGCGGCTTCCGGCCGACGTGCAAGGGGCCGCGTGGGGCTTCCTTCGCACCTGTCTGTTCATCGTCGGCTCCACCGGCTCCCTGTTCGTCGGCGCGATGGGCGACGCCGGCCGCTTCGACGCCGCCTTCCTCGCGCTCGGCGGCGTCACGGCAGTGGCAGTCGTCTGCTACGCCGGGCTCTCGCCACGGGCGTGACTGGGCGACGTCGTGCTGTGGCCACCCGAAGAATCGGTGCGGGTCGTGGACGGGGCGTCGGGCCGACGGCTGCTACTCGTCGCCGCCGTCGGTCAACAGGTCGACCTCGACATCGCCTTCCGCCTCGAACTCGTCCGGCGTCCAGTCGTCGTCCTCGGCCTCGATATCTTCGGCACGCTCGTCCCACCGGATCGTACGCTCGGAGTGATGGCACATGGAAACATCACCTATGGTGCCGTGAGGGCTCGACGCTCATAACCGTTCCGTGGGGGTCTCGCTTGCTGTCCAACCCCCGACCTTATTCGGCTCGCGCCCCCACCGTTGCCCATGAGCGACGATCTAACGGCCGCGTTCGACGCGACGATCGACGAACTGCCGGCGTCGGTCGACCGGGCCGCAGTCCGACGGATGCACCTCGTGGCCCGCGTCCTCGACGACAGCCTTCGGATCCCGGGCACGGAGTTCCGGATCGGACTCGACCCGGTCCTCGGCGTCGTCCCGGGTGCGGGCGACGCGGTGAGCGGCTGTCTCTCCCTGTATCTCGTTCTCGAATCGGCCCGTCTCGGCGTCTCCTACGGCACGCTGATCCGGATGCTCGCGAA
This window encodes:
- a CDS encoding DUF4112 domain-containing protein, translating into MSDDLTAAFDATIDELPASVDRAAVRRMHLVARVLDDSLRIPGTEFRIGLDPVLGVVPGAGDAVSGCLSLYLVLESARLGVSYGTLIRMLANIGVDVAGGSLPVVGDLFDAVWKANRRNFDLALADLAAEGRRDPASDAVEIEIE
- a CDS encoding MFS transporter; translation: MSRLRRAFLGPVETLRGDGRGWILLTVAVGWLFTLGLRFLIPTLLPQVKATFDLDNAAAGLAVTVIWGGYGLMQFPAGLLADRLGERAVLATSLALSAGSLALLAAAPLFVVFLAGTAAFGVGSGLYGPARGTSLSKAFPRNDGTVFGITLAAGSLGSAVIPLAAGTAVAAVGWRFLVGGTAPAFLVVAALAWTTLPEPIESGTRPDGGESVVDARTLRDVVRDLLRALRNRNVLLAGVAVTFYLFAFQGLTAFLPTYLVTHEGIDQGVAGVIFALLFVGGAVSQLGVGSAADRYGPRPTLVAVTAAAVVTLLAVPFVDGRLAWSVLVLLLGTRMALAPVTNSYIVARLPADVQGAAWGFLRTCLFIVGSTGSLFVGAMGDAGRFDAAFLALGGVTAVAVVCYAGLSPRA